The genomic window AAGCGGTCATGCATATCATTGATCGAGAAACAGGAACCCCTGTATTTTCTGAACATGAATTGGATTTAACAACAGAATATATTCGCATTTACTTGACGAATAAGATCAATAAACTATCAACAGCACAGACTAAAACCGGCGTTTTGCTGCAAGAAAGTGATTTTGTAGAGAAAATGTCAGGGATTGCTGCCGAATTTATACCGAAAAGTCAGCAACTTGTGCAATACTGGTATGATATTTATTCTGGCAGTGAGGATGGACCAAGTGCAGAT from Enterococcus sp. 9E7_DIV0242 includes these protein-coding regions:
- a CDS encoding nucleoid-associated protein, producing the protein MDIYLKKAVMHIIDRETGTPVFSEHELDLTTEYIRIYLTNKINKLSTAQTKTGVLLQESDFVEKMSGIAAEFIPKSQQLVQYWYDIYSGSEDGPSADLL